A genomic window from Spiroplasma helicoides includes:
- a CDS encoding SGNH/GDSL hydrolase family protein, which produces MKKLLTYLMSLAVISGSTSSLVACKKEAPSNIPTDESYKDFGKDIDKSKAVDDSIKNNSKSDYSNYYILGDSLSDINGITSYLKDYLLQSPFANALKGKEIHIDFDDYLVEGAAKKTSYYGFNETVGGKTIRRSSFTNGYTAAALLGQKLGFTDVYGSNIYTKNYISDELKFGNNYAIGGATAVQPSGTDILQQALKDTSIVSQSKAVIQQHVINDKDLAFYAIGSNDVIAMLGMTDSAKINEYKEKMMAAVEESLYTLLNNGLKKILFVTPPTMEQVPRFKDKDKATVKALCDDVNKKLLDIVDSINKNYKDSIQVYDLNSTINGAIDAAAKGDNPLKVDAGYTGGYGSAQYSYMFDANGDGENDANKWQAMQGLDVTALLAAITKHPTAKNAYLRLSVLGLDEKQDVDKYFFMDDIHPTKITHADFANKFMDFLNKK; this is translated from the coding sequence ATGAAAAAATTATTAACTTATTTAATGAGTCTAGCAGTTATTTCAGGATCAACTTCTAGTCTTGTTGCATGTAAAAAAGAAGCACCAAGCAACATACCAACTGATGAAAGTTATAAAGACTTTGGAAAAGATATTGATAAATCAAAAGCAGTAGATGATAGTATTAAAAACAATAGCAAGTCAGACTACTCAAACTACTATATACTTGGAGATAGTTTGAGCGATATTAATGGAATCACATCATACTTGAAAGACTATCTTCTTCAATCTCCTTTTGCGAATGCATTAAAAGGAAAAGAAATACATATTGATTTTGATGATTATTTAGTTGAAGGTGCAGCTAAAAAAACAAGTTACTATGGTTTTAATGAAACAGTAGGGGGTAAAACCATTAGAAGAAGTTCTTTTACTAATGGGTATACAGCAGCAGCATTATTAGGACAAAAACTAGGATTTACTGATGTATATGGAAGTAACATTTATACAAAAAACTATATAAGCGACGAACTAAAGTTTGGTAATAACTATGCAATTGGAGGAGCAACAGCAGTTCAACCAAGTGGAACAGATATACTTCAACAAGCGCTAAAAGACACATCAATCGTTAGTCAATCAAAAGCAGTAATTCAGCAACATGTAATTAATGATAAAGACTTAGCATTTTATGCTATTGGATCAAATGATGTTATTGCTATGTTGGGTATGACTGATAGCGCAAAAATCAATGAGTATAAAGAAAAAATGATGGCAGCTGTAGAAGAGTCATTATATACATTATTAAATAATGGTTTGAAAAAAATCTTATTTGTAACACCTCCAACAATGGAGCAAGTCCCAAGATTTAAAGATAAAGATAAAGCAACTGTCAAAGCATTATGTGATGATGTTAATAAAAAATTATTAGATATTGTCGATTCAATTAACAAAAATTATAAAGATTCTATTCAGGTCTATGATTTAAATAGCACTATTAATGGTGCAATTGATGCAGCAGCAAAAGGAGATAATCCTTTAAAAGTGGATGCAGGTTACACTGGTGGATATGGTAGTGCTCAATATAGTTATATGTTTGATGCAAATGGTGATGGAGAAAATGATGCAAATAAATGACAAGCAATGCAGGGACTAGATGTTACAGCTTTATTAGCTGCAATAACTAAACATCCTACTGCAAAAAATGCATATTTAAGATTATCTGTATTAGGATTAGATGAAAAACAAGATGTGGATAAATACTTCTTTATGGATGATATTCACCCAACAAAAATAACACATGCAGATTTTGCTAACAAGTTTATGGATTTTTTGAATAAAAAATAA
- a CDS encoding lipoprotein, which produces MKKLLSLLAATGLVATSGSVAVACNKKDQNNVKELTYSDGKKDADVVAYLSDKNKTSIIQLTISEPLKVSENKLDVDYKDTKTGDYDGFGNSKELEIEGTLISFKDMNMQEQGKMFGSFTELFKELKDLNLTSKQDGDNSVLTIYFITIKGQKGNDNFDLAVIEEKVIVDKDGIAIKDPELSKIYKKNISLK; this is translated from the coding sequence ATGAAAAAACTATTAAGTTTATTAGCAGCAACAGGATTAGTTGCTACAAGTGGAAGTGTTGCGGTTGCATGTAACAAAAAAGATCAAAATAACGTAAAAGAATTAACATATAGTGATGGAAAAAAAGATGCTGATGTAGTAGCTTATTTAAGTGATAAAAATAAAACAAGTATTATACAATTAACAATTTCAGAACCTTTAAAAGTGAGTGAAAATAAATTAGATGTTGACTACAAAGACACAAAAACAGGTGACTATGATGGTTTTGGTAATTCCAAAGAACTTGAAATTGAAGGAACATTAATCAGTTTTAAAGATATGAACATGCAAGAACAAGGAAAAATGTTTGGTAGTTTTACAGAATTGTTTAAAGAATTAAAGGATTTAAATTTAACTTCTAAGCAAGATGGTGATAACTCTGTTTTAACAATTTACTTCATTACAATAAAAGGGCAAAAAGGAAATGATAATTTTGATCTAGCTGTAATTGAAGAAAAAGTAATAGTTGATAAAGACGGAATAGCCATTAAGGATCCAGAACTAAGCAAAATTTATAAAAAAAATATTTCATTAAAATAA